A single region of the Polyodon spathula isolate WHYD16114869_AA chromosome 12, ASM1765450v1, whole genome shotgun sequence genome encodes:
- the sowahab gene encoding ankyrin repeat domain-containing protein SOWAHA encodes MGLTQESVLAFLLNEGGRVKNSELLNSFKSLFNVGNPEERKQNRELFKRFVNNVAVVKDEEGVKYVVLRKKYLPFVKVVLEVPAQDSDLGGSSERLSNLSSDIGGDQSREGEAGKIFGSDLRNNNLAAFPNAPDSLLGEKSIDNAFNANTPATLIWRSQDLSDTESTGVIDVEQGKPLRTTQEVLIKEAVESKDPNLPGDMKLLVDKKGNASIFAIVALPDVPTSQSQPSHTCDNRVESMLLKYNQDGAYSKGATTQGAQRTAQKPYMLPLRCPPPELDFKTQVEEQVVLRPKEDKVKALVKLQAESDAYKSPRMKRRQIEEATTASSPHLKRLSKNLKGEEARYSDMVPLDTVEHEWLVKAAAGHWNQLYGLLLRDTNLAEKKDFMSGFTALHWAAKSGNIDMVSKIIDISNRGNTKLDINSKTYGGYTPLHIAALHGHEDVLSMLVLDYHAKSNIRDYSGKKPYHYLSKGASFEVRQLLGDPQTLQQQSAPLKKPTKVSHSILGSTNSFLGVISEDGHIPELPKGFKPSSLSKLFIPPTVSKKKSKYRSGFASVSEDHEDEKEDIVKRRPISEFFL; translated from the coding sequence ATGGGTTTGACGCAAGAGTCAGTTCTAGCATTCTTGCTGAATGAAGGTGGTCGAGTGAAAAACTCCGAGCTGCTTAACAGTTTTAAAAGTCTGTTCAATGTTGGTAATCCTGAAGAAAGAAAGCAAAACCGGGAGTTGTTCAAGAGGTTTGTGAACAATGTTGCCGTGGTGAAAGACGAAGAGGGGGTAAAATACGTTGTCCTCAGGAAAAAATACCTGCCTTTTGTGAAGGTTGTTTTGGAAGTACCTGCACAAGACTCCGACCTGGGTGGGAGTTCAGAGCGCTTAAGCAACTTGTCATCTGATATAGGTGGCGACCAAAGCCGTGAAGGTGAAGCAGGTAAGATCTTTGGTTCTGACCTTCGTAACAATAACCTGGCTGCTTTTCCGAACGCTCCTGACAGTCTGTTAGGCGAGAAATCAATCGACAATGCTTTCAATGCAAACACGCCGGCGACATTAATATGGAGAAGCCAGGATCTGTCAGATACCGAGAGTACAGGCGTTATTGATGTTGAACAAGGGAAACCACTGCGCACCACACAAGAGGTGTTAATAAAAGAGGCTGTAGAATCCAAAGACCCTAATCTTCCTGGAGACATGAAGCTCTTAGTTGACAAAAAGGGCAACGCTTCCATTTTTGCTATTGTGGCACTGCCTGATGTCCCAACCTCTCAGTCTCAACCAAGCCATACCTGTGATAATAGAGTTGAATCAATGCTATTAAAGTACAACCAAGATGGGGCATATAGTAAAGGAGCCACAACGCAAGGTGCCCAAAGGACTGCTCAGAAGCCCTACATGCTCCCTTTGAGATGCCCTCCGCCTGAGCTGGattttaaaacacaagtggaaGAGCAGGTAGTTTTAAGACCGAAAGAAGACAAGGTGAAGGCCCTTGTAAAGCTCCAAGCAGAGAGTGATGCTTACAAATCTCCCCGAATGAAAAGAAGACAGATTGAGGAAGCAACCACTGCTAGCTCTCCTCATTTGAAAAGGCTATCCAAGAATTTGAAAGGTGAGGAAGCCAGGTACTCCGACATGGTCCCTCTGGACACTGTAGAGCATGAGTGGCTGGTGAAAGCTGCAGCAGGACATTGGAACCAGCTTTATGGGCTTCTTCTAAGGGACACGAACTTGGCTGAAAAGAAGGACTTCATGTCTGGGTTCACAGCTCTCCACTGGGCAGCCAAAAGTGGAAATATTGACATGGTGAGTAAAATCATTGACATCTCCAACAGAGGGAATACCAAGTTGGACATAAACTCCAAAACATATGGGGGCTACACACCATTGCATATTGCTGCTTTACATGGCCACGAAGATGTCCTTTCCATGCTAGTCTTGGACTATCATGCAAAAAGCAACATAAGGGACTACAGTGGTAAGAAGCCGTACCATTATTTAAGTAAAGGGGCATCATTTGAGGTGAGGCAGCTCCTGGGAGACCCGCAGACACTCCAGCAGCAAAGTGCCCccttaaagaaacccacaaaggTGTCTCATTCCATTCTGGGCTCCACTAACTCGTTCCTGGGAGTTATCAGTGAAGACGGCCACATCCCTGAGCTTCCTAAAGGCTTCAAGCCATCCTCTTTAAGTAAGCTGTTCATTCCCCCCACAGTGTccaaaaagaaaagcaagtacaGGTCAGGCTTCGCTTCTGTAAGCGAAGACCACGAGGATGAGAAAGAGGACATTGTCAAACGCAGACCCATTTCTGAGTTCTTTCTCTGA